Proteins co-encoded in one Chroococcidiopsis sp. TS-821 genomic window:
- a CDS encoding ABC transporter substrate-binding protein: protein MLGVISHLPLNIRPNRRRFLGMGIAAAIAPILLNACSNNQTNTGNRTIRFSHGSGLCNLPLFYASEKQLFEKYGFSGTTALTPFNADIAAQLATGQVEMAVIPFTNAIAAYTQGASFQVVAGSGIEGLIVVAKPEFKSFQDLKGRKIGTFQADTLDIIVYDYLQRENMSYSDVEMVYFGDSTEVLNAYLAGQVDAISSIEPYATKARTSTNGNVLGDGTDIYGAGYPDCVVAARNELIQNEPEVVKNVIRTFFEAQYLIENNFEEAAQTTIDKYYKTDMASLLQAAQAQPPGVDIRGKRDFMYSRAESMMALNYINQKPDENFVNFSLLEQVIQESPELWQRVRVKTEAA from the coding sequence ATGCTAGGAGTCATTAGCCATCTACCATTGAATATTCGCCCCAACCGCCGCCGCTTCTTAGGAATGGGAATAGCAGCAGCGATCGCCCCCATCTTACTCAATGCGTGCAGTAACAATCAAACTAACACAGGTAATCGCACCATTAGATTTTCGCACGGTAGCGGACTTTGCAACTTACCCTTGTTCTACGCTTCCGAAAAACAACTCTTCGAGAAATACGGTTTTAGTGGCACAACCGCCTTAACACCTTTTAATGCAGACATTGCCGCACAGCTAGCCACAGGACAAGTCGAAATGGCAGTCATTCCCTTTACAAATGCGATCGCGGCTTACACGCAAGGTGCATCTTTTCAAGTTGTTGCTGGAAGTGGTATTGAAGGCTTAATTGTCGTCGCTAAACCAGAATTCAAAAGTTTCCAAGACCTCAAAGGTAGAAAAATCGGTACATTTCAAGCCGATACTTTAGACATCATTGTATACGATTATCTGCAACGCGAAAACATGAGCTACAGCGATGTAGAAATGGTTTACTTTGGCGATTCAACCGAAGTTCTCAATGCTTATTTAGCCGGACAAGTTGATGCTATTAGTAGCATTGAACCTTATGCAACTAAAGCTAGAACATCAACCAACGGTAATGTACTCGGAGACGGAACCGATATCTACGGTGCTGGATATCCTGATTGCGTAGTAGCTGCACGAAATGAACTGATTCAAAACGAACCAGAAGTTGTTAAGAACGTCATTCGCACTTTTTTTGAAGCGCAATATTTAATCGAAAACAACTTTGAAGAAGCAGCACAAACAACAATTGATAAATACTATAAAACAGATATGGCAAGCTTACTGCAAGCCGCACAAGCGCAACCCCCTGGCGTCGATATTCGTGGCAAACGCGATTTTATGTATTCGCGTGCAGAAAGTATGATGGCGTTGAACTATATTAATCAAAAACCGGATGAAAACTTTGTGAATTTTTCTTTGTTAGAGCAAGTTATTCAAGAAAGTCCAGAATTATGGCAGCGCGTGAGAGTGAAAACAGAAGCAGCTTAG
- a CDS encoding amidohydrolase family protein → MDSSLIRGKYVICKALSRTDVEIIEDGAIFQQNGKIIEVGKYTDLIEKYQPNQIIGSSEDIVLPGLINCHHHVGLTPFQLGSPDYPLELWFASRLAARNVDLYLDTLYSAFEMIESGVTTVQHIHGWRPGPASTWLGIADQVLQAYQDIGMRSSYCFAVRDQNHFVYEANEEFVKKLPAHIAPEMAAILKVQEVPLQDYLDFFEHLWQKWNRSADGRIRIQLAPANLHWCSDEALEKLQTYSLKYDVGMHMHLLETPYQKVYAQKRTGKSAVRHLHDLGILGSHLTLGHGVWLSEDDIDLVAESGTMICHNASSNLRLQSGIAPLNHYVKRGVTVGMGLDEAGINDDRDMLQEMRLVLKLHRVPGMDEFVPTSPQVFQMATEHGAKTTGFAHEIGTIEAGKAADIVIMNWQHIAYPYLDKAIPILDAVLHRSRTSGVETVIVAGEVIYKEGKFTKVDKAEALEELANSLKVPLTPAEERRCVLAQAIFPYVKQFYDGWLDHSHCHPFYCQNARH, encoded by the coding sequence ATGGACTCATCATTAATTCGTGGCAAATATGTAATTTGCAAAGCACTGAGTAGAACTGATGTTGAAATTATTGAAGACGGCGCTATTTTTCAACAGAATGGCAAAATTATTGAAGTTGGAAAATACACAGATCTCATCGAGAAATATCAACCCAATCAAATCATTGGTTCATCCGAAGATATTGTTTTACCTGGATTAATTAACTGTCATCATCACGTAGGACTGACACCATTTCAACTCGGTTCGCCTGATTACCCTTTAGAGTTGTGGTTTGCAAGTCGCCTGGCAGCGCGAAATGTCGATCTTTACCTCGATACCCTCTACTCTGCATTTGAGATGATCGAGTCAGGAGTCACTACGGTACAGCACATTCATGGTTGGCGTCCAGGTCCTGCATCAACGTGGTTGGGAATTGCGGATCAAGTGTTGCAAGCATATCAAGATATTGGGATGCGATCGTCTTACTGCTTTGCAGTCCGCGATCAAAATCACTTTGTTTACGAAGCCAATGAGGAATTTGTCAAAAAGCTACCTGCGCATATTGCCCCAGAAATGGCTGCAATTCTCAAAGTGCAAGAAGTACCACTACAAGATTACCTCGACTTTTTCGAGCATCTCTGGCAAAAATGGAACCGCAGCGCAGATGGACGCATTCGCATTCAACTTGCACCAGCTAACTTGCATTGGTGTTCAGACGAAGCTTTAGAAAAACTGCAAACTTATTCTTTGAAGTATGACGTCGGGATGCATATGCATTTACTGGAAACACCATACCAGAAAGTTTATGCTCAAAAACGTACTGGTAAAAGTGCCGTTCGTCATCTTCACGATTTAGGCATTCTCGGATCGCATCTTACGCTAGGACACGGTGTTTGGCTTAGCGAAGACGACATCGATTTGGTAGCAGAATCAGGCACAATGATTTGCCATAACGCGAGTTCTAACCTGCGGTTGCAAAGTGGAATTGCGCCTCTAAATCATTACGTCAAACGCGGTGTCACCGTAGGTATGGGGTTAGATGAAGCCGGAATCAACGACGATCGCGATATGTTGCAAGAGATGCGCCTCGTCTTAAAGTTGCATCGCGTTCCTGGAATGGATGAATTCGTACCAACATCACCACAAGTCTTTCAAATGGCAACCGAACACGGGGCAAAAACAACCGGATTTGCACATGAAATCGGCACGATAGAAGCAGGTAAAGCAGCAGATATCGTCATCATGAACTGGCAACATATTGCCTATCCCTATCTAGATAAGGCAATTCCCATATTAGATGCCGTACTCCACCGCAGCCGTACTTCAGGAGTAGAGACAGTCATAGTTGCAGGAGAAGTGATTTACAAAGAAGGCAAATTCACCAAAGTCGACAAAGCCGAAGCACTAGAAGAATTAGCAAACTCACTCAAAGTCCCTCTAACTCCCGCAGAAGAACGTCGTTGCGTACTAGCGCAAGCAATTTTTCCTTATGTCAAACAATTCTACGATGGTTGGCTAGACCACAGCCATTGCCATCCATTCTACTGTCAAAACGCCCGACATTAG
- a CDS encoding amidase, which translates to MIHRLTATELVQAIQSKQIRVVEAVAACFEQIEQHNDRLKAMITTCRDRAQTEAKQADAAIEQGQTLGILHGVPFTAKDLTPTAGVRTTFGSVIYQDYVPQHDELCVARSRSCGGILLGKTNTPEFGLGAHCTNSLYGPTANPYNPNYTSGGSSGGAAVAVATGMCYLAQGTDMGGSVRTPASFCNIVGLRPSAGRIPRRRKMLLWDYLDTDGILARTVEDAALMLAAIAGEDWGDPISVGSQWHIPDFSPQICDRLSKSVRVGFSANLGIATIDAEVEAVFQRAIAQVASLCPQVDATHPDCSMAQFAFETLRAATLLHKQKHHYAKYASLLSESVRWNIERGQGILAADLLQAEAERDRLYLNFLNFFEKYDILATVSASIPPFLHAQPEILEINRTPLRNIIDYLTITYTISLTGLPAMSIPCGWTTSGLPIGMQLIGKPRGEAELLQFAYLLQERLNFRHRWL; encoded by the coding sequence ATGATTCATCGGTTAACGGCGACAGAACTTGTGCAAGCAATTCAAAGTAAGCAGATTCGAGTTGTTGAGGCAGTTGCTGCGTGTTTTGAACAAATTGAACAACACAACGATCGCCTTAAAGCAATGATTACAACTTGCCGCGATCGCGCCCAAACAGAAGCAAAGCAAGCTGATGCTGCGATTGAACAAGGGCAAACTCTTGGAATTTTGCATGGTGTTCCTTTTACAGCAAAAGACTTGACACCAACTGCGGGAGTGCGCACAACGTTTGGTTCAGTCATTTATCAAGATTATGTTCCCCAACACGATGAACTGTGCGTTGCGCGATCGCGTTCTTGTGGCGGTATCTTACTTGGTAAAACAAATACGCCTGAATTTGGTTTAGGCGCGCATTGTACGAATTCACTGTATGGACCAACGGCTAACCCTTACAACCCCAATTACACATCGGGCGGATCGAGTGGCGGTGCAGCTGTCGCTGTCGCAACGGGGATGTGTTACTTAGCCCAAGGCACTGATATGGGTGGATCGGTACGAACTCCGGCAAGCTTTTGTAATATTGTGGGATTGCGTCCTTCGGCTGGGCGGATTCCGCGTCGTCGCAAGATGTTGCTGTGGGATTATCTAGATACCGATGGAATATTGGCGCGTACGGTAGAAGATGCTGCATTGATGCTAGCGGCGATCGCCGGTGAAGATTGGGGCGATCCAATATCGGTAGGTAGTCAGTGGCATATACCAGACTTTTCACCGCAGATATGCGATCGCTTATCGAAAAGCGTGCGAGTTGGCTTCAGTGCTAATTTAGGAATTGCTACGATTGATGCTGAAGTTGAGGCAGTTTTTCAACGGGCGATCGCCCAAGTTGCAAGTTTATGTCCTCAGGTAGATGCTACACATCCTGATTGTTCGATGGCACAATTTGCCTTTGAAACACTACGCGCCGCAACGTTGTTACACAAACAAAAGCATCATTACGCAAAGTATGCCAGTTTACTTTCAGAAAGTGTGCGTTGGAATATTGAACGCGGTCAGGGAATTTTAGCAGCGGATCTTTTACAAGCAGAAGCCGAACGCGATCGCCTGTATCTTAACTTCTTAAACTTCTTTGAAAAATACGATATTCTTGCAACTGTCAGTGCTAGTATTCCACCATTTCTACACGCGCAACCAGAGATTTTAGAAATCAATCGCACTCCACTGCGTAATATTATTGACTACTTGACAATTACCTACACAATCTCATTAACTGGTTTACCTGCGATGTCAATTCCCTGCGGTTGGACGACATCAGGTTTACCAATTGGAATGCAATTAATCGGCAAACCAAGAGGAGAAGCTGAGTTACTTCAATTTGCCTATTTACTCCAAGAGCGATTGAACTTTCGCCATCGTTGGCTTTAG
- the hydA gene encoding dihydropyrimidinase produces MTEFDLVIRNGKVATAADVMNCDIGIRQGQIVALAAELPKGTQEIDATDKLVLPGGVDAHCHMDQPMNDGSVMADDFYTGTLSALCGGTTTVIPFACQMKGNSLLKAVEDYHQRATDKAVIDYAFHLIVTDPTPQVLDEELPELIGKGYTSFKVYMTYDDLKLSDRALLDVLAVARQEGAFVMVHAENSDCIAWMVQRLAQLGKTSPRYHATARPQVVEREATHRAIALAELVDVPILIVHVSGAEAVEQIQWAQNRGLRIYAETCPQYLFLTEADLDRPGFEGAKCICSPPPRDKANQQVIWNGLCNGVFQVISSDHAPFRYADPQGKQICGTHGSFQYVPNGIPGIETRLPLLFSEGVNQGRIDLNTFVALTATNPAKLYGLYPQKGTIAIGSDADLVIWDTQRQVTIANEMLHHNVDYTPYEGMSLQGYPEVTISRGEIVYQQGEVMVQKGRGKFLPCGLSSFARPKV; encoded by the coding sequence ATGACAGAATTTGATTTAGTCATTCGTAATGGCAAAGTAGCAACAGCAGCGGATGTGATGAATTGCGATATTGGCATTCGTCAAGGACAAATTGTCGCACTTGCAGCGGAACTTCCCAAGGGAACGCAAGAAATTGATGCTACCGATAAACTCGTTTTACCTGGTGGTGTTGACGCGCACTGTCATATGGATCAACCGATGAATGACGGATCGGTGATGGCGGATGATTTTTACACTGGTACTCTCTCAGCCTTGTGTGGTGGTACGACGACGGTGATTCCCTTTGCGTGTCAAATGAAAGGAAATTCTCTTTTAAAAGCAGTAGAGGATTATCATCAACGTGCCACTGACAAAGCAGTCATTGATTACGCGTTTCACTTGATTGTCACCGATCCTACACCACAAGTTTTAGATGAAGAACTTCCTGAACTTATTGGGAAGGGTTATACGTCATTCAAAGTCTACATGACTTATGACGATCTGAAATTGAGCGATCGCGCTTTACTTGATGTCTTAGCTGTAGCGCGTCAAGAAGGTGCGTTTGTGATGGTTCACGCCGAAAACAGCGATTGCATCGCTTGGATGGTACAGCGATTAGCACAACTCGGTAAAACCTCTCCACGCTATCATGCTACAGCCCGTCCGCAGGTTGTCGAACGCGAAGCAACACATCGGGCGATCGCCTTAGCCGAACTTGTAGACGTACCCATTTTAATTGTTCATGTTTCTGGTGCAGAAGCTGTCGAGCAAATTCAATGGGCGCAAAATCGCGGATTACGCATCTATGCAGAAACTTGCCCGCAATACTTATTTTTAACCGAAGCTGATTTAGATCGACCTGGCTTTGAGGGCGCGAAGTGCATTTGTAGCCCCCCACCACGCGACAAAGCAAATCAGCAGGTGATTTGGAATGGATTGTGCAATGGTGTCTTTCAAGTCATTTCCTCAGATCACGCACCATTTCGTTATGCCGATCCGCAAGGTAAACAAATTTGCGGTACGCACGGTTCGTTTCAATACGTTCCTAATGGTATTCCTGGCATTGAAACTCGATTACCGTTACTATTTTCGGAAGGTGTAAATCAAGGACGGATTGATTTAAATACTTTTGTTGCCCTCACTGCAACGAATCCCGCCAAACTCTACGGGTTGTATCCGCAAAAAGGCACGATCGCAATTGGTTCGGATGCCGATCTTGTTATTTGGGATACGCAGCGACAAGTCACAATCGCAAATGAGATGCTGCACCACAACGTAGACTATACCCCTTACGAAGGTATGTCACTGCAAGGTTATCCTGAAGTGACAATATCGCGGGGTGAGATTGTATATCAGCAAGGGGAAGTCATGGTGCAAAAAGGGCGTGGTAAGTTTTTACCGTGTGGTTTATCCAGTTTCGCCCGTCCTAAAGTTTAG
- a CDS encoding aspartate/glutamate racemase family protein, whose amino-acid sequence MAKRILLGMLTPSSNTVLEPITSAMVSSLPEVSAHFGRFRVTEISLQEQALQQFDNTPLVDAAQLLADAKVDAIAWNGTSAGWLGFEADIQLCQQIRETTKIPATTSVLALLEILRSRHITKFGLVTPYLTDVQERIIVNFAEAGFHCIAEQHLNLSVNFDFSEVTADKLTSMIRTVAAQQPQAILTFCTNLRAAPLVAELEQELGIPIYDTVAVAVWKSLCIAGVDASRVEGWGSLFSHSIGK is encoded by the coding sequence ATGGCTAAGCGAATTCTGTTAGGAATGCTTACTCCTTCTTCTAACACTGTTCTCGAACCAATAACGAGTGCAATGGTGAGTAGCTTGCCTGAAGTTTCAGCACATTTTGGGCGGTTTCGCGTGACAGAGATATCGTTGCAAGAGCAAGCGTTACAGCAGTTTGACAACACGCCACTGGTTGATGCTGCGCAACTTTTAGCTGATGCTAAAGTGGATGCGATCGCCTGGAATGGCACATCCGCAGGATGGTTAGGATTTGAGGCTGATATACAACTGTGTCAGCAGATTAGAGAAACGACAAAAATTCCGGCAACAACTTCGGTGTTAGCACTTCTAGAAATTTTGCGATCGCGCCACATCACCAAGTTTGGACTTGTTACGCCATATCTTACTGATGTCCAAGAACGAATTATCGTCAACTTTGCCGAAGCAGGGTTTCATTGTATTGCTGAACAACACCTCAATTTATCAGTTAACTTTGATTTTTCGGAAGTTACCGCAGATAAGCTAACTTCAATGATTCGCACTGTAGCGGCACAACAACCACAAGCTATTTTGACTTTTTGTACTAATTTGCGGGCTGCACCATTAGTAGCTGAATTAGAACAAGAACTTGGGATTCCAATCTACGACACTGTTGCAGTAGCCGTTTGGAAATCGCTTTGTATTGCTGGCGTTGATGCTAGCCGCGTTGAGGGATGGGGTAGTTTATTCTCGCACTCAATTGGTAAGTAG
- a CDS encoding FCD domain-containing protein, whose product MTSQLPQRSKPLYEQTYLALRSAILSGEISVDERLIESQLAQRFQVSRTPVREAIRRLQQENLLASDGDGALYITKLSLHDAIKLYDCRIALEQLSVVGACENATTEQLKAIEQTLVQAESLAQQGHKQLQDKLLDLNFDFHRLIAQSSDNPWLVPLLDRLSNHTRLLRTQTLQTEPDITNIHSEHRQVYEAIAHRDAPAAVKYITHHLTASQQRIIEIFERSHLTTSSAETIPQQEALQCPRCLSFEVSRNGRRMGKQGYICKQCRRQFLATYESSRYSAEIQQKCITLHNNGMGFRDIERITGVNHNTIIRWVKSAQDK is encoded by the coding sequence TTGACTTCGCAATTGCCACAACGTAGTAAGCCGCTATACGAACAAACGTATTTAGCCTTGCGTTCAGCAATTTTATCAGGTGAAATTTCTGTAGATGAGCGACTCATCGAAAGTCAACTTGCACAACGTTTTCAAGTAAGTAGAACTCCAGTACGCGAAGCAATTCGCCGCTTGCAGCAAGAAAACTTACTAGCGTCGGATGGTGATGGGGCACTATACATTACTAAGCTTTCGTTACACGATGCCATTAAACTCTACGATTGCCGAATTGCGCTAGAACAGCTAAGTGTTGTAGGAGCCTGTGAAAACGCTACCACCGAACAGTTAAAAGCAATTGAGCAAACACTTGTCCAAGCTGAAAGTTTAGCACAGCAAGGACACAAGCAATTGCAAGACAAACTACTCGATCTGAATTTTGACTTTCATCGTTTAATTGCCCAAAGTTCAGATAATCCTTGGTTAGTACCGCTATTGGATCGTCTATCAAATCATACTCGACTGCTCAGAACTCAAACATTACAAACTGAACCCGACATTACAAACATCCACAGCGAACATCGACAAGTGTATGAAGCGATCGCCCATCGCGATGCACCAGCCGCCGTAAAATACATCACGCATCATCTCACAGCAAGCCAGCAGCGAATTATAGAAATATTCGAGCGATCGCATTTAACAACGTCGTCAGCAGAAACGATTCCTCAACAAGAAGCGCTACAATGCCCTCGGTGCTTATCTTTTGAGGTAAGCCGCAACGGACGGCGCATGGGTAAACAAGGTTATATTTGTAAACAGTGTAGACGGCAGTTTCTTGCTACCTATGAATCATCGCGCTACTCAGCAGAAATTCAACAGAAGTGCATAACCTTACACAACAACGGCATGGGATTTCGCGACATTGAGCGAATCACAGGTGTGAATCATAATACAATTATTCGCTGGGTAAAATCTGCTCAAGACAAATAA
- a CDS encoding Uma2 family endonuclease: MVQYNPLQFLPTEEELPETDHKPVDSQLQVLIASLLDDILSWVFRHRTDWFWGINMGVYYDLQKPPIVPDGFLCLGVERLVKQGGRLSYVVWQEGKIPVFVLEYVSKTYGGEYDTKKDDYANLGVTYYAVYNPEYYIRHNHSPFEVYRLVHGTYVLQSGEPFWMPEIGLGIGRAQGTYRGWNREWLYWYDSEGNRLPSPDERAEQAYQQLEQERRKTEELIARLKERGIDPDTL, translated from the coding sequence ATGGTACAGTACAACCCGTTACAATTCCTTCCCACCGAGGAAGAACTGCCTGAAACTGACCATAAGCCTGTGGATAGTCAACTCCAAGTTCTGATTGCTTCCCTGCTAGATGATATTCTATCCTGGGTCTTCCGTCACCGCACAGACTGGTTTTGGGGTATAAACATGGGTGTCTACTATGACCTGCAAAAGCCGCCCATTGTCCCAGATGGCTTTTTATGCTTAGGAGTTGAGCGGCTGGTAAAGCAAGGCGGTAGGTTAAGTTATGTAGTTTGGCAAGAGGGTAAAATTCCCGTTTTCGTCCTAGAGTATGTGTCTAAAACTTACGGCGGAGAGTACGACACGAAGAAAGATGATTATGCAAATCTTGGCGTGACCTACTACGCAGTTTACAACCCAGAGTATTACATTCGTCACAATCATAGTCCCTTTGAGGTGTATCGTTTAGTGCATGGGACGTATGTACTGCAATCGGGCGAACCATTTTGGATGCCGGAAATTGGTTTAGGGATTGGTAGAGCGCAGGGAACATACCGGGGGTGGAATCGCGAGTGGTTGTACTGGTATGATTCAGAGGGAAACCGATTGCCCTCACCAGATGAAAGGGCAGAACAAGCTTATCAGCAGCTAGAACAGGAGCGACGCAAGACAGAGGAACTGATTGCCAGATTAAAAGAACGGGGAATCGATCCAGATACCCTTTAG
- a CDS encoding amidase: MTDYPTAQTIVEEMQQGSAVKVLEACLARIREREPVIGAWEYLNPNALVQAQYCDRVRSQGKVLGTLHGVPVGIKDTFATVDMPTGWGTPIHQGRQFGYDAAVVERLKAAGAVIVGKTVTTEYAIARPNKTRNPHNPEHTPGASSSGSAAAVADGMVPIAIGTQMVGSTLRPAAYCGIFGFKPSFGVISRYGLMPSSRELDCVGIFGRSIADIDLVLSVLAGIDPRDPDCYGTLITPPPRKNHLKFALILSSQWYQIKDEAKQVLFDSVTTLTAAGATVSQVDLPSEFDAYLDRVDILCATGIAANHGADYDLYAQKMSSKLQQLIVRGRNVDAIAYSQARHAVVEYNITLAKIFSEFDAILTPVTTGTAPYGLENTGSPVFCALWTLCGLPAISIPVGMSNGLPLGIQLVGKRLCDRELLEIAQFLHSLA, translated from the coding sequence ATGACAGATTACCCAACTGCTCAAACTATTGTTGAAGAGATGCAGCAGGGTAGTGCTGTCAAAGTTCTTGAAGCATGTTTGGCGCGGATTCGCGAACGAGAACCTGTAATTGGGGCTTGGGAATACCTTAATCCTAATGCGCTTGTGCAAGCTCAATATTGCGATCGAGTGCGATCGCAAGGTAAAGTATTAGGGACACTGCATGGTGTTCCGGTTGGCATTAAAGATACGTTTGCAACCGTTGATATGCCGACGGGATGGGGAACGCCAATTCATCAAGGACGCCAGTTTGGGTATGATGCAGCAGTTGTTGAACGCCTCAAAGCAGCGGGTGCGGTAATTGTGGGGAAAACAGTTACGACGGAGTACGCGATTGCTCGCCCGAATAAAACTCGCAATCCTCACAACCCCGAACACACTCCTGGCGCAAGTTCAAGTGGTTCAGCAGCAGCAGTGGCTGATGGAATGGTGCCGATCGCAATTGGTACGCAAATGGTTGGTTCCACATTACGCCCTGCGGCTTACTGCGGAATTTTTGGTTTCAAACCTAGTTTTGGCGTGATTTCACGTTATGGTTTGATGCCAAGCAGTCGCGAACTCGATTGTGTTGGTATTTTTGGGCGTAGTATTGCAGACATTGATTTAGTATTGAGTGTGTTAGCTGGAATTGATCCGCGCGATCCTGATTGTTACGGTACGTTGATTACTCCACCACCACGCAAGAATCATCTTAAGTTTGCACTTATTCTGAGTTCACAATGGTATCAAATCAAAGACGAAGCAAAACAAGTACTTTTCGATAGCGTCACAACACTGACTGCGGCAGGTGCAACGGTTTCACAGGTAGATTTACCGTCAGAATTTGATGCGTATCTCGATCGTGTTGATATTCTCTGTGCGACAGGTATTGCGGCAAATCATGGCGCAGATTACGATCTTTATGCGCAGAAGATGTCTTCTAAGTTGCAGCAACTAATTGTTAGAGGACGAAACGTAGATGCGATCGCATACTCTCAAGCTCGTCATGCTGTTGTTGAATACAACATCACACTGGCAAAAATTTTCTCAGAATTTGATGCTATTTTGACACCAGTGACAACGGGTACTGCACCCTATGGACTAGAAAATACTGGTTCTCCCGTCTTTTGTGCCTTATGGACATTGTGTGGATTACCTGCAATTAGTATTCCAGTAGGGATGAGTAACGGTTTGCCTTTGGGTATTCAGCTGGTTGGAAAACGCTTGTGCGATCGGGAATTACTTGAAATAGCCCAGTTTCTTCACTCGCTTGCCTAA
- a CDS encoding flavin reductase family protein, with amino-acid sequence MISFVPEEMEPRAPYHLLTSIVAPRPIAWVSTISKDGKPNLAPYSFFNAVAGFPPTIMFSVSYRQTKEPKEKDTLRNVREVKEFVCHIVDETMANAMIETAVDLPYGVNEFEVAKLNTISATDVQPLRIADAAVAMECQVTQIVPVEGATNVMVLGRVLRFHVREDLYRPEMGLVDTVRMKPITRLGGAVEYTKIGELFFLGNH; translated from the coding sequence ATGATTTCTTTTGTGCCTGAAGAAATGGAGCCTCGCGCTCCTTATCATTTACTAACTAGCATTGTTGCACCGCGTCCGATCGCATGGGTGTCCACAATCAGTAAAGATGGTAAACCGAATCTTGCCCCTTATTCGTTTTTCAATGCGGTTGCGGGTTTTCCCCCTACAATCATGTTCTCGGTTTCGTATCGGCAAACAAAGGAACCTAAAGAAAAAGACACGTTGCGTAATGTACGCGAAGTTAAGGAGTTTGTTTGTCATATTGTCGATGAAACAATGGCAAACGCGATGATTGAAACCGCTGTTGATTTACCTTATGGGGTGAATGAATTTGAAGTGGCAAAACTCAATACTATTTCTGCAACTGACGTGCAGCCGTTACGGATTGCTGATGCTGCGGTGGCGATGGAGTGTCAAGTCACGCAGATTGTTCCTGTGGAAGGTGCTACGAATGTTATGGTGTTAGGTCGTGTTTTGCGCTTTCACGTACGCGAAGATTTGTATCGTCCTGAAATGGGATTAGTTGATACTGTTCGCATGAAGCCGATTACGCGGTTGGGCGGTGCGGTGGAATATACCAAGATTGGTGAGTTGTTTTTCTTGGGGAATCATTGA